One region of Paucibacter aquatile genomic DNA includes:
- a CDS encoding pPIWI-associating nuclease domain-containing protein, whose protein sequence is MTNTNADRLRAKLTRPFHVALFDATLLSLRDLRNPLRATNFSNGFRELTRNILDSLAPKEELQASPWFKPDPTSRDGFTRRHRIQYVIHGGLSTKFAEEELGIDVDGEAKALRDAVDKLNKFVHVNEATFAIDSEQLNEISESAIEALADLIDCAANCRRSLCDHLESPRVLRRLQLWRMEP, encoded by the coding sequence ATGACCAATACAAATGCCGACCGCCTTCGAGCCAAGCTCACAAGGCCCTTTCACGTAGCGCTGTTTGATGCAACGCTGCTGAGCCTTCGCGACCTTCGCAACCCACTCCGCGCCACCAACTTCTCAAACGGATTTCGCGAGCTTACCCGCAACATATTAGACAGCCTGGCCCCTAAAGAAGAGCTCCAGGCTAGTCCCTGGTTCAAGCCCGACCCGACGTCAAGGGATGGCTTCACCCGTCGACATCGAATTCAATATGTCATTCATGGAGGATTGTCGACGAAGTTCGCAGAGGAGGAACTTGGCATTGATGTTGACGGCGAGGCAAAGGCGTTGCGCGACGCCGTCGACAAGCTCAACAAGTTCGTCCACGTAAATGAGGCCACATTCGCCATCGACTCAGAGCAGCTCAATGAGATATCTGAAAGTGCCATCGAGGCCCTAGCGGACCTGATTGACTGTGCCGCCAACTGCAGGCGAAGCCTATGCGATCACCTTGAATCGCCCCGGGTTTTGAGGAGGCTCCAACTCTGGAGAATGGAGCCATGA
- a CDS encoding IS3 family transposase (programmed frameshift) has product MKKSPKFSPEVRERAVRMVLEHRAEHPSQWAAIESIADKIGCVPQTLHTWVKQHEVDAGQRDGVSTAEAQRIKELEREVRELRKANEILKLASAFFGPGGARPPHQVLKAFIDQHRQQLGVEPICRVLQIAPSAYWRHVACQRSPALRSLRAQRDVQLLPQVQRVWQANHQVYGAEKVWRQLNREGVAVARCTVERLMRQLGLQGVRRGKAVRTTIPDPKAPCPLDRVNRQFRAERPNQLWVSDFTYVSTWQGWVYVAFVIDVFSRRIVGWRQSSSMHTEFVLDALEQALYDRKPSDGLVHHSDRGSQYLSIRYSERLAEAGIEPSVGSKGDSYDNALAETINGLYKAEVIHRRGPWKTKQAVELATLEWVAWFNHHRLMGPLGHVPPAEFEANYHRHRAGQAATA; this is encoded by the exons ATGAAGAAGTCCCCGAAGTTTTCGCCCGAGGTGCGTGAGCGTGCCGTGCGCATGGTGCTGGAGCACCGAGCAGAACATCCGTCGCAGTGGGCGGCCATCGAATCCATCGCCGACAAGATCGGCTGCGTGCCGCAGACCTTGCACACCTGGGTCAAGCAGCACGAGGTCGATGCCGGCCAGCGAGACGGTGTCTCGACTGCGGAGGCTCAGCGCATCAAGGAACTGGAACGAGAGGTGCGCGAGCTGCGCAAGGCCAACGAGATTCTGAAGCTGGCCAGCGCGTTTTTCG GCCCAGGCGGAGCTCGACCGCCGCATCAAGTCCTGAAGGCGTTCATCGACCAGCACCGCCAGCAGCTTGGGGTCGAGCCGATCTGCCGCGTCCTGCAGATTGCCCCATCGGCTTACTGGCGCCACGTCGCTTGTCAGCGCAGCCCGGCCTTGCGCTCTTTGCGAGCCCAGCGCGATGTGCAACTGCTACCGCAGGTGCAGCGCGTCTGGCAGGCCAACCATCAGGTCTACGGCGCCGAGAAGGTCTGGCGCCAGCTCAACCGCGAAGGCGTCGCCGTGGCGCGCTGCACCGTCGAGCGGCTGATGCGCCAGCTCGGGCTGCAGGGTGTGCGCCGAGGCAAGGCCGTGCGCACCACCATTCCCGATCCCAAGGCGCCATGCCCGTTGGACCGCGTCAATCGGCAGTTCCGGGCCGAGCGGCCGAACCAGCTGTGGGTCTCGGACTTCACCTATGTCTCAACCTGGCAGGGCTGGGTGTATGTAGCGTTCGTCATCGACGTGTTCAGCCGGCGCATCGTGGGTTGGCGTCAGAGCAGTTCGATGCACACCGAGTTCGTACTCGACGCATTGGAGCAGGCGCTGTACGACCGCAAGCCGTCCGATGGCCTGGTGCATCACTCCGACCGCGGCTCGCAATACCTGTCAATCCGGTACAGCGAGCGATTGGCCGAGGCCGGAATCGAGCCCTCAGTGGGCTCCAAGGGCGACAGCTACGACAACGCACTGGCCGAGACCATCAACGGGCTGTACAAGGCCGAGGTCATTCACCGGCGCGGGCCTTGGAAGACCAAGCAGGCGGTGGAACTGGCGACCCTGGAATGGGTCGCCTGGTTCAACCATCACCGGCTGATGGGCCCACTGGGCCATGTGCCGCCTGCTGAGTTCGAAGCCAATTACCATCGTCACCGCGCTGGTCAGGCCGCGACCGCCTGA